The Paenibacillus amylolyticus genome contains the following window.
ATGCATCCAGAGCAGATCCAGATCAACGGTACGCGGTCCCCAGCGAATATCACGAACACGTCCAAGCCGATTCTCGATATCCAGTAGTTCCGTAAGCAACTTCTCCGGTGTCAGCCTCACCTGTACGGCGACTGCCATATTCAGAAACGCAGGCTGATCTACATATCCTACAGGCTCCGTCTCATATAGTGCAGAACAACGCAGAACGAATATATGAGGGTGTTCATCCAGCAGAGACAATGCTTCAAACAGCGTCTGTTCCCGGTCACCCAAATTGGCCCCTAAAGCAATATAAGCCTCTGAAGATTCAGAGGTCGAATGTGCAATCATGATCGGTTCTCACTTTCTTGTGCGGCGAAGCTCTACCGTTACGCCCCCAAAATGAATATCAAATGGCGGATGTGGCTTCGTCACCTTGACTGTCAATGCATTGATAATAGTATAAGTGTCTAGTAAAGAAGATGCAATATGTTCGCCCAAAGCTTCAATTAACTGGAATGATTTATTTTCAACGATCTGTTTGACCAGCTCATGGATCTCCGCATAATTGATCGTTTTGGTCAGATCATCATGACGTCCAGCCTCACTCAGGTCCATATCTATCTCAAGATCAATATAATAACGTGCCCCTAGCTTCCGCTCCTCGGCAAATACACCGTGATATCCGTAATACTCCATTCGATGCATAACCATTCTATCCATACGATCCGCCTGCCCTCTATATATATTGAAATTTTGAAAAACGCTGCACTTCAACTGGACGGGCCATTCGGACCCGCCAGCCTTATTTCCTCCGTATACCCGGAGAAGCATATAACATGCCATCACACATGTCTGCCGTCCGCCGAATCGGCTTCACATCATGAACCCGAACCATCTGGCAGCCTTGGGCAATGCCGAAGGCAACGGTCGCAGCGGTTCCTTCCAGCGCATCATCCGCACCAACGTTTAAGGTGTTCTGGATGAATCTTTTGCGTGAAGTGGCTAGCAGCACCGGATAACCCATCTTATTGAGCAAACCGAGCGATGACATGAGCTTCAGATTTTCTGCGAGATCCTTCACAAAACCAATGCCCGGATCCAAAATAATCTGATCTGCTTTTACGCCGGCTCCCAGTGCAAGTTGAATGCTCTCCTGCAAGTCGCTCACGACATCACTCAGATAATCGGTATAGTTCCGCTCCTGCCGATTATGCATCAGAATGATGGGACACCCCAGTTCTGCTGCCGTGCGGGCCATATCCGGATCTGCCTTGGCACCCCACACATCATTAATGATATGGGCACCGGCCCGAATGGCTTGCCTTGCAACATCGGCCTTGTACGTATCTACCGATATCGGAATGTGTGGGGCCTGCTGATGCAATGCTTCAATAACCGGAATGATCCGGCTCAGCTCTTCATCGGCGCCCACGACATCTGAACCTGGTCGGGTGGACTCCCCGCCGATATCAATCAGGTCTGCTCCTTCCTCCATCATCTGCTTGGCATGAGCAACCGCCCGTTCCACGTTGGTATAACGTCCACCATCCGAGAATGAGTCAGGCGTGACGTTAAGAATGCCCATAATCTGTGTTCTTGCACCCAGCTTCAACTCAGCTGGCCCCCAAGCATAGTTCCGTTCATAAATGACTGGTGTAAGTGTCATGAAGTATACCCCGCTTTCTGCCGATACATACCCAGAAGGTCAGCTGTAACCGGGCCTATATATCCGTTGCTTATTATGGTTTGGTCTCCATTCTGATCCCGAAGAGTCGTAACCGGAACCAGTTCGGCCACCGAGCCGGTTAGAAATAATTCATCTGCTTGCAGAAGGTCCTCCCAGGCAGCTAACGTTTCTATGCAAGGCACTCCTTGCCGCTTAGCGATCTCCATTACCACAGCTCGTGTAATGCCCGGCAGAATGCCGGTTGAGAGCGCTGGCGTGTGGAGCACATTTTCCCGTACCCAAAATACATTGCTGACAATACCCTCAGCGACATACCCATCACGGGTGAATTGCAGCCCTTCTGCACCCTGCGCAGCCTGCCCATACCCGTTCAACTCCCGCTTCGCCAGAATGCTGTTCATATAATGCAGCGACTTGAACCGGACCTCACCTTCGGGTGTGTTACGTGGCGTAGACAACCGTTGCAGCATTTTGCCGCTCTCATATAAAGAGGGAGAGGGTTCAGGTAATGCTTTTGCCAACACAATATGATTGGGCTTCGAGTAGTCACCCGAAGGTAGACCTAACGGCGCTTCACCCGCGGATACCGTATAACGCACGTATGCATCCTGAAGTCCATTCGCCTGCATCAAATGTTGAATCCAATCTGTCACCTCTGCCGCGGTCGTTGTAAAAGGAATGCCCAGTTCTTCACACCCCGAAGCCATCCGCTCCAAATGCCGTTCCAGCAGAAAAGGGATGCCTCGATAGGTCCGAAACGTCTCGAACAATCCAAGTCCGTACAAAAAGCCGTGATCCGTTACAGGAACCACGGCTGCCGCCATATTGACCAACTCTCCGTTTTTCGCGGCATATTGCATATTATACCTTCACCTGTTGGGACAGGAAGTTGCGAAGCATCTGATGCCCATGGTCTGTAATAATGGATTCCGGGTGGAATTGAACCCCTTCAATCGCATATTCTTTGTGACGCAAACCCATGATTTCACCTTCAGCTGTCTCCGCTGTAATCTCCAGGCAGTCCGGCAGACTGCTGCGCTCTACAATGAGGGAGTGATAACGGGTAGCTGTAAACGGGGATGGCAATCCGGCAAATACGGATGTTCCATTATGGTGCATCTCGGATGTTTTGCCGTGCATCATGCGCTCTGCACGAATGACATTGCCCCCAAACGCCTGTCCAATGGACTGATGTCCCAGACACACCCCAAAGATCGGAATGCTTCCCTTGAAATGATCGATGACTGCCAGGCTGATGCCCGCTTCATTGGGTGTACACGGTCCCGGAGAGATCAGAATATGATCAGGTGCCAGTGCTTCAATGCCTGCCAAATCAATCTCATCGTTGCGGCGAACTTCCACCGTCTCACCCAATTCACCCAGATATTGAACCAGGTTGTACGTGAAGGAATCGTAATTATCGATAACCAGTATCATATGCCTTCTCCTCCTCATCTTCCGTCAATGCAAATGACGGTTGCTTCGTTTTATTTTAGTTTAACAGCTTCCGCTCGTTTCGCTTGTTCTTGTTCAATAACTCTGCTTGCTTCTGATTCCTCGCTGTAATTCACAGCTCTCATCATCGCTCTTGCCTTGTTGCGGCATTCCTTGTATTCCCGATATGGATCGGAATCAATAACAATCCCTGCACCGGCCTGGACATAACCAGTACCATCCTTAATGGCAAGCGTACGAATGACAATGTTCAATTCCATGTTCCCACTGTAATCCATCCACCCGATCGAACCCGTATAAGGTCCACGACGCACAGGCTCAAGCTCCTCGATGATCTCCATGGTGCGGACTTTGGGCGCTCCGGTAATCGTCCCACCCGGGAACGTCGCAGCAATCACATCAAATACGGATAACCCTTCTGCCAGTCTGCCTTCCACCTGGGAGACGAGATGCATGACATGGGAATACTTCTCGATGGTCATCAATTCAGGCACATGAACCGAACCGTAGGCTGCAATCCGTCCGATATCATTACGTTCCAGATCGACAAGCATAATATGCTCCGCCCGCTCCTTCTCACTGCCCAGCAGTTCATCCGCCATCGCCTTATCTTCTGCCTCATCACGGCCCCTTCTTCGAGTCCCTGCGATGGGACGTGCGCTGACTTTACCATTCTCCACTTTGACCAGAAGTTCAGGAGATCCGCTTACCAGCTGAAAGTCCGGACTACGCAGCATACCCATATACGGTGATGGATTCACGAGTCGCAGCCATTCATAAATATGCTCAGCGCTCGAACGAAGCCGCTTTTCCTGTCTCAAGGACAGATTCACCTGAAACACATCGCCCTGCCTGATATATTCCTGTACCGTGCGTACAGCCTGTTCAAAGTCCTCCTGTGGGAAAGAGGTCTCCCACCCTTCGGATTCCCTTTCCGCATCTTCCGGCTGTGGTGTACGATTGACCTGCTTGTTGCGGCGTTCCAGTGCCTGTTGTTGTTCCTCGGCCTGTGCAGCCCCCATAATATGAAGCCATCGTTGCTTCATCGCTGTCGCTCGTGCTTCGGCTATGGCATATAGGCTACGGATATCGGCTTCGTTCTGATCAGGCTCTATAGCCAGATGAATCATGCAGAATAGGGCCTGCTGCTGATGGTCGTAAGCCCATAATTCTTCAAAACGCATCCACCAATAATCCGGCAAAGCGGGATTATCTTCGGCCAGGGTTGGCAGCTTCTCCAATGATCTGGCTATATCATAACTGAGATAACCTGCATATCCACCCCCAAAGTCTGGAGCCCCATTAACCTTAGGTGCACGATAAGGAGCAGTCCATCTCTTCAATACATCCAGCGGCTTACCGTTGTCCGTCGAGGTGGTTCCTTCTGAAACATCACGAATAACCGCTTCTTGACCCTTCCCGGAAATAACGGATACGGGATCTAGTCCCAGAAATGTATATCTCCCGCCTTTGCCATTCTCCAATACCATTGCGTATGGTGACGCCTGCTCCCAGGCAGCCTCCCACGATAACGGTAAACCGCCATGATACGGCCCCTCATCCGACTTCGTGATATAGGGCATCATGGTCCAGCCTTGTCCAGCCCACTCCGTCCAGTCGGCGTATGTTGTCATCAGGTGTGTCATTGCGGTGTACCGCCCTCCATCTGTCGCTAGTTCTATTGTCTGATAGTATACTAAAGCGTCGCTCCTTTTAAAAGCATTACGCCAAAAATCCTCCATACCCGTCATGCGGGCAAGGAGGATTAATTTAGTCATTTGTAAGTTTACGCTTCGAAGTTGTACAACGGTGTGCTGAGGTAACGTTCGCCATTACTTGGCACGATTACAACAACGCGTTTGCCAGCACCCAATTGTTTTGCAACCTGAAGACCTGCACGGATCGCTGCACCGGAAGAAATACCGGACAGGATGCCCTCTTCCTTCGCTACCTGGCGAGCCGTCTCGAATGCATCATCATTCTCAATGTGAATGATCTCATCATAAATTTCCTGATCCAGAATCTCAGGGATAAAGTTGGCACCGATCCCCTGGATTTTATGAGGTCCAGGTTTGCCGCCTGCCAGAATTGGCGAAGCTGCTGGCTCAACTGCAACAATTTTAATACCAGGGAAAGCTTCTTTCAGCACTTCGCCTGTACCTGTGATGGTTCCGCCTGTACCAATACCGGCAATGAAAGCATCCAACGTACCGCCCACAGACTGGATTGCGTCAACAATCTCAGGGCCAGTCGTTTCACGGTGGATCTTCACATTGGCTTTATTTTTAAATTGCTCAGCCATGAAATAGGATGGGTTTTCTTTCAGCAGTTCTTCGGCTTTTTTAACAGCACCATTCATGCCTTCAGCTCCAGGTGTAAGCACCAGCTCAGCACCATACGCACGAAGCAGGTTGCGACGCTCCAAGCTCATCGTCTCAGGCATTACAATAACTGACTTGTAGCCTTTGGCTGCAGCCACCATCGCGAGTCCAATTCCCGTGTTACCACTTGTTGCTTCGATAATGGTATCACCTGGTTTCAGCTTGCCTTCTTTTTCCGCTTCTTCCACAATGCTAATTGCAATACGGTCTTTGACGCTTGAACCTGGATTCTGGTACTCCAGCTTCACGAATATTTCAGCACTGCCTTCAGGTACGATACGGTTCAGACGAACAAGCGGAGTACCTCCGATGAGTTCTGTTACGTTATTAACTACTTTAGCCATATGAATGCCCTCCTTAGTGGATGAATGAAACTTGGTTCCTGTTAACTTATACTGTGCGGCCGATAGCCTCTGGATGTTATAGAAGAACTGCGGAAATCCCGTTGATCCCATCCCATACTGCTAAGATTTCCAGACAGGGTGAAGGTTTCCGAAAGTTTCTTTGTTCAGAAGTAAATCTTTTATATCCGAGTAAACGAGTAGGTATTTATTATTTTCATCTTATCAACGATAACTCTTATTGTCAATATGAGTACTCAAAAAAAATACGCTGCCTTCGGCTCTAAGACCGCAGACGGCGTATTTTTATCAAGATGCAGCAGTACAAGACAATTTTTTCATTGCGTTCAGGAGGCAGGAATCTCGGACAGGATCACAGCTTCATACTTGTTACGCAACATTTGCTCTACTTGAGGTAACGGGTCAGCCTGACTCAGCGCCAGCTGCATTCGAATCTCATCCCGAACCTCGTCAACCGACTGAACCTGTTGCTCTTCTTTATCATTGAGTCTGATAATAACATAGCCCTCTTTCACTTGAACCGGACCGGCGATATCGCCTACATCCAGCCCAGCGGCGAGTTGAAGGATCTCCTCTGACTGGAACGGATCGTTTCGCTCAATCCATCCCAGCCTTCCACCAGCATCACGAGAGAAGCTGTCTGTCGATTGACTGCGAGCAACTTCTTCAAAGTCTTCCCCCTTCTCCAATGCATCCAATAAGGAATCGGCTTTCTCTTCTTCCTTCACTACGATGATGGACAAGTCATATTTCTCGGGGAAACGTAATCCTCACGGTGTTCGGTCCAGTATTGCTCAATATCTGCATCCTTGACCTGTATGCCAATCGTTGCAATTTTCTCAAGCAGCAGCCTGTAGCCGGCCTCCAATTCAAGTTCCTGTTTGGTCAGGCCCAACTGGGATTTCATTTCGTCAAAATACGATTTTTCTGAATCGTACCCCTCCATTGCGGCAGCAAGTTCTTTTGCAATCTCTTGGGGAGTAACGATCAGCTTGCGTTCTATTGCTTCGGCATATACCGCTTTACGGTTTAACATCTGGAGCAACAACTCACTACCGTAACGCCGTTTTAGCGCATCGGTCCACTCTTTATCCGTGATCACTTCTCCGTTGATCGTCGCTACAGTGCTTCCTTCTTCCGTGTTGGCATCATGGGAGGCATCAGCCTCATCTTTGCCCTGTCTGAGACCATGCATAGCCATCACCGTACCCATAACTAACATGCCCAGCGTCAAGACAATTACAGCCGTCCACAACCCTTTTTCCTGTCTTGTCATTCCGCATCCCGTCCCCGCATAGGTCAGTTCTTGGCTTGCTCTAGGATGGTCTCAAGTTGTTCTTTGTTAAAGTCATAGGCTTCATTACAGAACTGGCAAACGACTTCAGCTTGGCCCTCTTCTTCAATTAATTGCTCCATCTCCGTTTGACCCAGACTGATTAGTGTCTTCTCTACCCGCTCACGTGAACACTCACAGCTAAAATGAATATCCAACCCTTCCATCACTTGTACATCTGGCAACAATCGGCGGAGCAACTCTTCCAATTCAAGCCCTTGCTCCAATAACGTCGTCACTGGCGGCAACGTGCCAATGGCATTTTCAATCGCCGTGATCTCTTGATCTGTCAATCCCGGCAACAGCTGAATGATGAATCCGCCTGCAACTATAACGGAATTATCCGTATCAACGAGCACACCCACGCCTACAGCAGAAGGTGTTTGCTCCGATTGAGCAAAGTAGTACGTGAAGTCTTCACCCAGTTCTCCTGAAATAATAGGCACACTGCCACGATATGGCTCTTTCAGTCCCAAATCCTTCGTTATATTGATGAATCCTTCGGTGCCAACTGCGCCTGCAACGTCCAGTTTCCCCACACTGTTACTTGGCAGATGTACATGCGGATTGGAAACATACCCTCTTACTTCGCCTTTGGCATTGGCATCAGCTACAATCTGTCCAATTGGCCCATCACCGTTGACTTGTACCGTTAACTTCTCTTCACCTTTGAGCATTGCACCCATAATGGCTGCGGTTGTAACCGTACGCCCCATGGCAGCTGTAGCCGTGGGAAACGTGTCGTGTCTTCTGCGTAGTTCCTCAACCAGTTCCGTAGTCTGGATAGCAAAGGCTCTTACCTTTCCATTCAATGCTGTACCACGAATTAATCGGTCATGCTTGTTGTTGTTTTCCAAGTCATTCAGCCTCCTTTGGCGTATCGCCATAATCGTCGTAACACAGAAAAACGGCACAACACTTAAGCTGTAATCTCAGCCCGCTGTATGCCGTCTCTATGCTCACCTTTCCCGGTTCCGCTCATATATAATACGCAGCCCTTCAAGCGTAAGCAGCGGATCAACTTCCTCTATACTACGGGTTTCTTCTGCGATAAGTGTAGCGAGACCACCCGTCGCGATAACTCGGGGCTGTACTCCCATTTCCTCCCGAATACGCTCTACAATACCATCGACCTGTCCTGCATAGCCAAATATAATACCTGCTTGCATGGCATGAATAGTATTACGGCCAATGACCTTTTTGGGTTTCTCCAGCTCTATACGAGGCAGCTTGGATGCCCGCTCATAGAGCGCTTCAGTGGCAATCTGAATGCCGGGTACAATAGCGCCCCCCAGGTAGTGACCTTTCTCGTCAATACAGTCAAAGGTCGTTGCGGTACCGAAATCAACCACGACGAGAGGGCCGCCATACTTCTCAACGGCTGCCACTGCATTCACAATACGATCCGCACCCACTTCACGAGGGTTCTCGTATCGCAGATTCAAGCCAGTTTTGATCCCTGGCCCAACGAGCAAAGCTTTTTTGCCTACATATTTCTCACACATCGCTTCGATGACATTCACCAGTGGTGGAACCACAGATGAGATAATGACACCTTCGATGTCACTAGCCCGGATGCCGGACATATGAAATAAATTATAAATCAATACGCCGTATTCATCCACTGTTGACTGACGTGATGTACTCAGACGAAAGTGGTGCAGCAATTCCCGGCCTTGATATACACCGAGCACCATATTGCTGTTCCCCACGTCTACAACTAGAATCAAAGAGGTTCACCCCTCTTTCTTTTCATTTAAATCCAGGCTGATATCCAGGCTCTCAAAAGAATAGGTTAACCTGCCAACCGAAATTACATCCACACCACTCTCTGCAATACCACGAATGGTCTGGAGGGATACGTTACCAGATGCTTCAATCTTCACATGCGGAGCCTGTTCATGAATGAGGTCAACTGCTTCACGCATCTGCTCGGGATGCATGTTATCCAGCATAATGATATCTGCGCCGGCTTGCAAGGCTTCTCTCACCTGCTCCAGATTTTCAGTCTCCACTTCAATCGTCATCGTATGTGGAATAACGGTTCGCGCACGCTGTACCGCCTCGGTGATTCCGCCTGCACCCTTGATGTGATTATCCTTAATCATAACGGCATCGTAGAGTCCAAATCGATGATTTGCTCCGCCACCCACGCGCACTGCGTATTTCTCAACTAAGCGGTGACCCGGCGTTGTCTTGCGTGTATCCACCAATCTGGTCTCAAGAC
Protein-coding sequences here:
- the folK gene encoding 2-amino-4-hydroxy-6-hydroxymethyldihydropteridine diphosphokinase, whose product is MIAHSTSESSEAYIALGANLGDREQTLFEALSLLDEHPHIFVLRCSALYETEPVGYVDQPAFLNMAVAVQVRLTPEKLLTELLDIENRLGRVRDIRWGPRTVDLDLLWMHGETRDTELLQLPHPRMGERAFVLVPLSDIVPEGEVSGLYTFVHSSLSVLDGKDGIQLWKTCNWPIESGHSGS
- the folB gene encoding dihydroneopterin aldolase, giving the protein MDRMVMHRMEYYGYHGVFAEERKLGARYYIDLEIDMDLSEAGRHDDLTKTINYAEIHELVKQIVENKSFQLIEALGEHIASSLLDTYTIINALTVKVTKPHPPFDIHFGGVTVELRRTRK
- the folP gene encoding dihydropteroate synthase, which codes for MTLTPVIYERNYAWGPAELKLGARTQIMGILNVTPDSFSDGGRYTNVERAVAHAKQMMEEGADLIDIGGESTRPGSDVVGADEELSRIIPVIEALHQQAPHIPISVDTYKADVARQAIRAGAHIINDVWGAKADPDMARTAAELGCPIILMHNRQERNYTDYLSDVVSDLQESIQLALGAGVKADQIILDPGIGFVKDLAENLKLMSSLGLLNKMGYPVLLATSRKRFIQNTLNVGADDALEGTAATVAFGIAQGCQMVRVHDVKPIRRTADMCDGMLYASPGIRRK
- a CDS encoding aminotransferase class IV, which codes for MQYAAKNGELVNMAAAVVPVTDHGFLYGLGLFETFRTYRGIPFLLERHLERMASGCEELGIPFTTTAAEVTDWIQHLMQANGLQDAYVRYTVSAGEAPLGLPSGDYSKPNHIVLAKALPEPSPSLYESGKMLQRLSTPRNTPEGEVRFKSLHYMNSILAKRELNGYGQAAQGAEGLQFTRDGYVAEGIVSNVFWVRENVLHTPALSTGILPGITRAVVMEIAKRQGVPCIETLAAWEDLLQADELFLTGSVAELVPVTTLRDQNGDQTIISNGYIGPVTADLLGMYRQKAGYTS
- the pabA gene encoding aminodeoxychorismate/anthranilate synthase component II; the protein is MILVIDNYDSFTYNLVQYLGELGETVEVRRNDEIDLAGIEALAPDHILISPGPCTPNEAGISLAVIDHFKGSIPIFGVCLGHQSIGQAFGGNVIRAERMMHGKTSEMHHNGTSVFAGLPSPFTATRYHSLIVERSSLPDCLEITAETAEGEIMGLRHKEYAIEGVQFHPESIITDHGHQMLRNFLSQQVKV
- a CDS encoding anthranilate synthase component I family protein, whose translation is MTHLMTTYADWTEWAGQGWTMMPYITKSDEGPYHGGLPLSWEAAWEQASPYAMVLENGKGGRYTFLGLDPVSVISGKGQEAVIRDVSEGTTSTDNGKPLDVLKRWTAPYRAPKVNGAPDFGGGYAGYLSYDIARSLEKLPTLAEDNPALPDYWWMRFEELWAYDHQQQALFCMIHLAIEPDQNEADIRSLYAIAEARATAMKQRWLHIMGAAQAEEQQQALERRNKQVNRTPQPEDAERESEGWETSFPQEDFEQAVRTVQEYIRQGDVFQVNLSLRQEKRLRSSAEHIYEWLRLVNPSPYMGMLRSPDFQLVSGSPELLVKVENGKVSARPIAGTRRRGRDEAEDKAMADELLGSEKERAEHIMLVDLERNDIGRIAAYGSVHVPELMTIEKYSHVMHLVSQVEGRLAEGLSVFDVIAATFPGGTITGAPKVRTMEIIEELEPVRRGPYTGSIGWMDYSGNMELNIVIRTLAIKDGTGYVQAGAGIVIDSDPYREYKECRNKARAMMRAVNYSEESEASRVIEQEQAKRAEAVKLK
- the cysK gene encoding cysteine synthase A — protein: MAKVVNNVTELIGGTPLVRLNRIVPEGSAEIFVKLEYQNPGSSVKDRIAISIVEEAEKEGKLKPGDTIIEATSGNTGIGLAMVAAAKGYKSVIVMPETMSLERRNLLRAYGAELVLTPGAEGMNGAVKKAEELLKENPSYFMAEQFKNKANVKIHRETTGPEIVDAIQSVGGTLDAFIAGIGTGGTITGTGEVLKEAFPGIKIVAVEPAASPILAGGKPGPHKIQGIGANFIPEILDQEIYDEIIHIENDDAFETARQVAKEEGILSGISSGAAIRAGLQVAKQLGAGKRVVVIVPSNGERYLSTPLYNFEA
- a CDS encoding peptidylprolyl isomerase, whose amino-acid sequence is MSIIVVKEEEKADSLLDALEKGEDFEEVARSQSTDSFSRDAGGRLGWIERNDPFQSEEILQLAAGLDVGDIAGPVQVKEGYVIIRLNDKEEQQVQSVDEVRDEIRMQLALSQADPLPQVEQMLRNKYEAVILSEIPAS
- the hslO gene encoding Hsp33 family molecular chaperone HslO translates to MENNNKHDRLIRGTALNGKVRAFAIQTTELVEELRRRHDTFPTATAAMGRTVTTAAIMGAMLKGEEKLTVQVNGDGPIGQIVADANAKGEVRGYVSNPHVHLPSNSVGKLDVAGAVGTEGFINITKDLGLKEPYRGSVPIISGELGEDFTYYFAQSEQTPSAVGVGVLVDTDNSVIVAGGFIIQLLPGLTDQEITAIENAIGTLPPVTTLLEQGLELEELLRRLLPDVQVMEGLDIHFSCECSRERVEKTLISLGQTEMEQLIEEEGQAEVVCQFCNEAYDFNKEQLETILEQAKN
- a CDS encoding type III pantothenate kinase, with product MILVVDVGNSNMVLGVYQGRELLHHFRLSTSRQSTVDEYGVLIYNLFHMSGIRASDIEGVIISSVVPPLVNVIEAMCEKYVGKKALLVGPGIKTGLNLRYENPREVGADRIVNAVAAVEKYGGPLVVVDFGTATTFDCIDEKGHYLGGAIVPGIQIATEALYERASKLPRIELEKPKKVIGRNTIHAMQAGIIFGYAGQVDGIVERIREEMGVQPRVIATGGLATLIAEETRSIEEVDPLLTLEGLRIIYERNRER
- the nadC gene encoding carboxylating nicotinate-nucleotide diphosphorylase, yielding MILNGYNEGLIESIKNWLREDVGAGDVTTSVTIPAGNQSKAIIHAKDNGIIAGMAVAELVFQVVDPGLVFTPKVIDGDKVTHGTILAEVEGSTHSLLTGERLALNLLQRMSGIATRTRAYVDVLDGLETRLVDTRKTTPGHRLVEKYAVRVGGGANHRFGLYDAVMIKDNHIKGAGGITEAVQRARTVIPHTMTIEVETENLEQVREALQAGADIIMLDNMHPEQMREAVDLIHEQAPHVKIEASGNVSLQTIRGIAESGVDVISVGRLTYSFESLDISLDLNEKKEG